A region of Moorena producens PAL-8-15-08-1 DNA encodes the following proteins:
- a CDS encoding RNA-guided endonuclease InsQ/TnpB family protein, with protein MAKTKKQMGVQQILLHPDKETEAILTYICQQSGKLYNMGVYFSRQIFFKTGKFLTGKFDLVYEKSIGKSIIAKSLPSTPAQQTLLSVTEAFKSYKGLRDLWFKGQLTDKPSPPKYLKGSKLFKVAYPNSGGQKPKIKDGRLVFSLGLTVRRWFGVKSFSLPFPSNLEGRKIKEWTILPKNGAFYLEVSYDIPSQIPVNQEANEALSIDLGTSSNLAACVDTLGNSFLIDSRAMKSYNQYWNKQVATRKEGKPQGYWDKWLDRVTRKRNHRVRDGINKAARLIINHCLKNGIKTVVLGWNEGFKTNSRMGRVNNQQFVQIPLGKLKDRLSQLCDLYNIKLVLTEEAYTSKASYLDGDTLPSFGNKPAEWKASGRRIKRGLYRSANNSIVNADLNGSANILRKVARNLDLDLGRLGRRPLTTAARIRLWGLPQSNLSAESPRP; from the coding sequence ATGGCTAAAACAAAGAAGCAAATGGGAGTACAGCAGATATTGCTACACCCTGACAAAGAAACGGAAGCTATACTGACTTACATTTGCCAACAGTCAGGTAAATTGTACAATATGGGAGTTTACTTTTCTAGACAAATATTTTTCAAGACAGGCAAGTTCTTGACTGGTAAATTTGACTTGGTCTATGAAAAGAGTATAGGAAAGTCAATAATAGCGAAGTCTCTTCCTTCAACTCCGGCTCAGCAAACATTGTTGAGTGTAACTGAAGCTTTTAAATCCTATAAAGGACTTAGAGACTTATGGTTTAAAGGTCAATTAACAGACAAACCTTCTCCTCCCAAATATCTAAAAGGCTCTAAACTGTTTAAGGTCGCCTACCCTAACTCCGGAGGGCAAAAGCCAAAAATAAAAGATGGAAGGTTAGTATTTTCTTTGGGATTAACGGTAAGACGCTGGTTCGGAGTAAAAAGCTTTTCTCTACCTTTCCCTTCTAACTTAGAAGGAAGGAAGATAAAGGAATGGACTATACTCCCAAAAAATGGTGCTTTTTACTTGGAGGTCTCTTATGATATCCCAAGTCAAATCCCAGTAAATCAAGAAGCCAACGAAGCACTAAGTATTGACCTCGGAACTTCTAGTAATCTAGCCGCCTGTGTTGACACTTTAGGGAATTCGTTCTTGATCGATTCCCGTGCGATGAAGTCCTATAATCAGTATTGGAACAAGCAGGTAGCTACAAGGAAAGAAGGGAAACCGCAAGGATACTGGGACAAATGGCTTGACAGGGTGACAAGGAAGCGCAATCACCGCGTTCGAGATGGAATCAATAAAGCTGCCCGATTAATTATTAATCACTGTTTAAAGAATGGAATCAAGACAGTCGTCCTCGGCTGGAATGAGGGATTTAAAACCAACTCCAGAATGGGGCGAGTGAACAATCAGCAATTTGTTCAAATACCCTTGGGAAAACTAAAAGATCGATTATCCCAGCTTTGCGATCTGTACAATATTAAGCTTGTTTTAACTGAAGAAGCTTACACCAGCAAAGCTTCGTATCTAGATGGAGACACCCTACCCAGTTTTGGTAACAAGCCAGCTGAGTGGAAAGCATCTGGTCGAAGAATTAAACGAGGTTTATACAGGTCTGCAAATAATTCAATTGTTAACGCAGACCTAAATGGCAGTGCAAATATACTGCGAAAAGTAGCCAGAAACCTAGACCTGGATCTAGGCAGACTGGGTAGGCGGCCATTGACGACCGCAGCGAGGATTAGACTTTGGGGGCTACCTCAGTCTAACCTGTCCGCAGAATCCCCGCGCCCTTAG
- a CDS encoding chemotaxis protein CheW, translated as MLNSLDPAVTQTNLDLLNLDPLTPETRVRLLRFPIGKQDSVLLPLEQITEIIRVNVPEVLLVPEMPSCILGIGNWRSEMLWLVDLNQLVGYPPLSKLGQVSVSPVAIVVEVNDQSVGLVVSQVNEIELHELEQLQPPTPGLFPQSLLPFLLGYLPGDGGAVLDVMAITQCPLWQTHQEGESWGGQS; from the coding sequence ATGTTGAACTCCCTTGACCCAGCGGTAACACAAACAAATCTTGACCTACTAAACTTAGATCCACTAACCCCAGAAACCCGAGTGCGGTTGCTGCGTTTTCCTATTGGCAAACAGGACAGTGTTCTGTTGCCCCTAGAGCAGATTACGGAAATTATCAGGGTGAATGTGCCGGAGGTTCTGCTGGTGCCGGAAATGCCTAGTTGCATTTTGGGAATTGGTAATTGGCGTTCAGAAATGCTCTGGTTGGTAGACCTAAACCAGCTGGTTGGCTATCCACCTCTGTCGAAGCTTGGGCAAGTTTCGGTATCTCCTGTGGCCATAGTGGTTGAGGTCAATGACCAGTCTGTGGGTCTGGTAGTGTCGCAAGTCAATGAGATTGAGTTACATGAATTGGAGCAACTCCAGCCACCGACTCCTGGTTTATTTCCTCAATCGCTACTGCCTTTTCTCCTGGGTTACCTACCTGGGGATGGGGGTGCAGTTTTGGATGTCATGGCTATTACTCAATGTCCCCTATGGCAGACACATCAAGAAGGGGAGTCTTGGGGAGGGCAGTCTTGA
- a CDS encoding chemotaxis protein CheW, with protein sequence MDDDKKLDKFMVFQIADYSLCLGIRDVLKVVNFTTEIKREMKTMGLVQLGKHSIKVWDLHQQLGDGSLPHLSPNQRFLVIIRPRDSELWGIFVDDLPNLVELPEDMMRPIPKSYRQSSVLEMISHAGVIPNEAS encoded by the coding sequence ATGGACGACGATAAAAAACTAGACAAGTTCATGGTTTTTCAGATTGCTGACTATTCCCTATGTCTTGGGATTAGGGATGTCCTGAAAGTGGTGAATTTTACCACTGAAATCAAAAGGGAGATGAAAACCATGGGATTAGTTCAGCTAGGCAAGCATAGCATTAAGGTTTGGGATTTACATCAGCAGTTGGGTGATGGTAGTTTACCTCACCTAAGCCCTAACCAAAGGTTCTTAGTGATTATTCGTCCTAGGGACTCCGAACTTTGGGGAATTTTTGTGGATGATCTACCCAATTTGGTGGAGTTACCCGAAGACATGATGCGACCTATCCCAAAGTCTTACCGTCAGTCCAGTGTTCTTGAGATGATATCTCATGCAGGTGTTATACCAAACGAAGCATCGTAA
- a CDS encoding response regulator: MTTQKVLTTDKLAQQIQGCAKAQLTGRLEIEDPQGQQWSLSFHLGRLTGGASKMHPIRRWCRQLSVHCPELSAFPVCQGSSAQPVYWDYPSLAELVRQGKVPLKQMRSVVAGNCTEILFDIIQRQEQLRCGSSEQLTYRQIPQQTIDSTSDSTSDSTLVIIEADQIWQQASQAWEPWQQAGLVNISPSLAPVIWDADKLRQQTSLLAYHNLTTLVDGDRTLRDLALRLKQNLLPLTQSIMPYIRLQVMGLISVGDFRCDTHFTKATNPMPETTGRKGGPIQTLPASPLVVYIEDSQIDRLTMSQILANAGYRFINVQDPIKALPTLLKHKPQLIFLDLVMPVLNGYEVCAQIRRVSVFQDTPVIMVTSNDGIVDRVRAKMVGSTDFLAKPITRSKVLTILQRHLGVTRNILSG; encoded by the coding sequence ATGACGACTCAAAAAGTATTGACCACCGACAAACTGGCACAACAGATTCAAGGTTGCGCAAAGGCGCAATTGACTGGTCGGTTGGAGATTGAAGATCCCCAAGGTCAGCAGTGGAGTCTTTCTTTTCACTTGGGTCGTTTGACTGGGGGTGCTAGTAAAATGCATCCGATTCGTCGTTGGTGTCGGCAGTTGTCTGTACACTGCCCAGAACTATCAGCATTTCCTGTGTGTCAGGGGTCGTCGGCTCAGCCGGTGTATTGGGATTACCCATCTCTAGCAGAACTAGTCAGACAGGGGAAAGTACCGCTAAAACAGATGAGGTCTGTTGTTGCTGGCAACTGTACGGAAATACTCTTCGATATCATCCAACGGCAGGAACAACTCCGCTGTGGTTCATCAGAGCAACTAACTTACAGGCAGATTCCTCAACAGACTATTGATTCAACCTCTGATTCAACGTCTGATTCAACATTGGTAATAATTGAAGCTGATCAGATTTGGCAACAGGCTTCGCAGGCTTGGGAACCTTGGCAACAGGCTGGTTTGGTAAATATTTCCCCTTCTTTGGCTCCGGTGATCTGGGATGCTGACAAATTGCGACAGCAGACCTCATTACTGGCCTACCATAACCTGACTACCTTAGTGGATGGCGATCGCACTTTGAGGGATTTAGCTCTGAGGTTGAAACAGAATCTTTTGCCTCTGACCCAATCAATCATGCCCTATATCAGATTACAGGTGATGGGTCTGATCTCGGTTGGAGACTTCCGCTGTGATACTCACTTTACTAAAGCCACTAACCCAATGCCAGAAACTACCGGAAGAAAAGGAGGACCAATTCAGACATTACCAGCTAGTCCCTTGGTAGTTTATATCGAAGACAGCCAAATCGATCGGCTGACCATGAGTCAAATTCTTGCCAATGCTGGCTATCGATTTATCAATGTTCAAGACCCAATCAAAGCCTTGCCGACCTTGCTAAAGCACAAACCACAGCTGATCTTCTTGGATTTGGTGATGCCAGTTTTAAACGGGTATGAAGTCTGTGCACAAATTCGTCGGGTTTCGGTGTTTCAAGACACGCCAGTAATTATGGTCACCAGTAATGACGGAATTGTAGACCGAGTGCGGGCAAAGATGGTCGGTTCTACGGACTTTTTAGCAAAGCCTATTACTCGGTCAAAGGTATTGACAATTCTACAAAGGCATCTCGGAGTTACTCGTAATATCCTGTCCGGTTGA
- a CDS encoding response regulator, translating to MVEPFWVRRKPKVLLVDDSITLRHTLAMTLDKNGYHVFQAQDGYEAIEQLQHQTDIQLVICDIEMPRMNGFEFLKHCQLDPALVDIPVVILTSRSNDKHRLIASQLGAKAYITKPYLEHKLLTTVTDVVEPI from the coding sequence ATGGTTGAACCATTCTGGGTCAGACGTAAGCCAAAGGTACTCCTGGTAGATGACTCCATCACCCTGCGCCACACTCTAGCCATGACCTTAGACAAGAATGGCTATCACGTGTTTCAAGCCCAGGATGGTTATGAAGCCATTGAGCAACTACAGCATCAGACAGATATACAGTTGGTAATCTGTGATATTGAGATGCCTCGCATGAATGGGTTTGAGTTTCTCAAACACTGTCAGCTTGACCCAGCTTTGGTAGATATTCCTGTCGTTATCCTCACCTCCCGCAGTAACGATAAACACCGCTTGATTGCTTCACAGTTAGGGGCCAAGGCTTATATCACTAAGCCCTATTTGGAACACAAATTGTTGACAACAGTAACCGATGTTGTTGAGCCCATTTAA
- a CDS encoding response regulator transcription factor: MITVLLVEDSLTENEMVSCYLREAGLKVVSVTSSEDAQIKLQSQKPDVVIVDVILPGQSGFELCRELKTNSNTQTIPVVICSTKGTDADKLWGSMLGADAYLSKPIDQQELIQTIQQLLGIRH; the protein is encoded by the coding sequence ATGATTACAGTCCTTTTGGTTGAAGATAGCTTGACAGAAAATGAGATGGTAAGTTGTTACCTCAGAGAAGCTGGTCTCAAGGTAGTTAGTGTCACAAGTAGTGAGGATGCCCAGATTAAACTCCAGTCCCAGAAACCAGATGTGGTGATTGTTGATGTGATTTTGCCAGGACAAAGCGGGTTTGAACTGTGCCGGGAACTCAAGACTAATTCCAACACCCAAACCATCCCAGTGGTGATTTGCTCAACTAAAGGAACTGATGCCGACAAACTCTGGGGTTCGATGCTGGGAGCTGATGCCTATTTATCTAAACCGATAGACCAGCAAGAACTAATACAAACAATCCAGCAATTGTTAGGCATTAGGCATTAG
- the tnpA gene encoding IS200/IS605 family transposase, protein MRKSTFEYRHYNHAVGLCVVHLVWIPKRRKKVLVGKIRDRIYEIFSVIAQEKGWNIKALEVAPDHVHLFVEINPTDAICQVVRAFKGRSANYLRKEFPELKRLPSLWTNSYFFSTAGKVSTETIQRYITDPHHS, encoded by the coding sequence ATGCGAAAATCTACTTTTGAGTACAGGCACTATAACCATGCTGTAGGTCTATGTGTAGTTCACTTAGTTTGGATACCAAAAAGACGAAAAAAAGTTTTAGTTGGAAAGATTAGAGACAGGATATACGAGATATTCTCAGTGATCGCCCAGGAGAAAGGGTGGAATATAAAAGCTCTTGAGGTAGCCCCCGATCATGTCCATCTTTTCGTTGAGATAAATCCCACTGATGCCATATGTCAGGTAGTCAGAGCTTTTAAAGGTCGGAGTGCTAACTATCTAAGAAAAGAGTTCCCTGAACTTAAAAGACTACCTTCTTTGTGGACTAATAGTTATTTTTTCTCTACAGCAGGAAAAGTCAGTACCGAAA